Proteins encoded by one window of Pseudostreptobacillus hongkongensis:
- a CDS encoding metal ABC transporter solute-binding protein, Zn/Mn family encodes MKKITAILLLATNLSFGAKILTSNQVSYTLSKGVTKNTGIEVESVFDSYTDMFKQKISFDNLENKEQIFKDVDAVVTLTHSLDDDFLYEQARRYNIKVVNIDLTYSYRDNSSLVLSSKVDYMGRDLKYVWLEFSNIYKMIDILKEDLSELYPDKKDQIIQNSDKLKTEFLSIYESFMSNVLEKGLDLGVIQLGDSELDYLLDSLEIYHQNLPLNSSIDTIKKTMKETGINKVVSSKSISKDMQKKLTESGAYYTKLNIGNIPLDLDDDDIMDVDGYINILKENTKNLEELLKK; translated from the coding sequence ATGAAGAAAATAACAGCTATATTATTATTGGCAACAAATTTATCTTTTGGTGCTAAAATATTAACCTCAAATCAGGTTAGTTATACTTTAAGTAAGGGCGTTACTAAGAATACAGGTATAGAAGTTGAATCTGTATTTGATAGTTATACTGATATGTTTAAACAAAAAATTAGTTTTGATAATTTAGAAAATAAAGAACAAATATTTAAAGATGTTGATGCAGTAGTTACATTAACGCACAGTTTAGATGATGATTTTCTATATGAACAAGCTAGAAGATATAATATAAAGGTGGTTAATATAGATTTAACGTATAGTTACAGAGATAATTCAAGTTTAGTTTTAAGTAGCAAAGTTGATTATATGGGAAGAGATTTAAAATATGTATGGCTTGAATTTTCTAATATATATAAAATGATAGATATATTAAAAGAAGATTTATCTGAACTTTATCCTGATAAAAAAGATCAGATAATTCAAAATTCTGATAAATTAAAAACAGAATTCTTAAGTATATATGAAAGTTTCATGTCTAATGTACTTGAAAAAGGACTAGATCTTGGGGTTATACAATTAGGTGATTCAGAACTTGACTATTTATTAGATTCATTAGAAATTTATCATCAAAATTTACCTTTGAATTCAAGTATAGATACTATTAAAAAGACTATGAAAGAAACAGGAATAAATAAGGTAGTTTCATCTAAAAGTATAAGTAAGGATATGCAGAAAAAATTAACGGAAAGTGGAGCATATTATACTAAATTAAATATAGGGAATATTCCTTTAGATTTAGATGATGATGATATAATGGATGTAGATGGATACATAAATATATTAAAAGAAAATACTAAAAATTTAGAAGAATTACTAAAAAAATAG
- the miaA gene encoding tRNA (adenosine(37)-N6)-dimethylallyltransferase MiaA has translation MLYNAIVIAGPTGVGKTALSLKLAKILDADIISADSMQIYKGLDIGTAKILPDEMEGIKHYMLDIVNPDEYYSVGDFEKDANNILNTNYKNYLVVGGTGLYISSLTDGFSDLPEKNNEIRDKLEKMELSDLVEELKKFDEETYNTIDKLNKVRVVRALEIYYISGQKMSEIVKKNNKNNDYNFLKIFLTRDREELYGLINKRIDIMIEKGLIEEAKHIFNKYPDNKSIGYKELFGYFKGEITLNEAVDLIKQKSRNYAKRQMTWFNKRNDYIIYNMSELSEEYIIEDILKKFKRGK, from the coding sequence ATGTTATATAATGCTATAGTAATTGCAGGTCCAACAGGGGTTGGTAAAACTGCACTTTCTTTAAAGTTAGCAAAAATATTAGATGCTGATATTATATCTGCAGATTCTATGCAAATATATAAGGGGCTTGATATAGGAACAGCAAAGATACTCCCTGATGAAATGGAAGGTATTAAACACTATATGTTAGATATAGTTAATCCTGATGAATATTATTCAGTAGGAGATTTTGAAAAAGATGCAAATAATATATTAAATACCAATTACAAAAATTATTTAGTTGTAGGAGGTACGGGACTATATATCTCATCTTTAACTGATGGTTTTTCAGATCTTCCTGAAAAAAATAATGAAATTCGTGATAAATTAGAAAAAATGGAATTATCAGATTTAGTTGAAGAGTTGAAAAAATTTGACGAAGAAACCTACAATACAATAGATAAATTAAATAAAGTTAGAGTTGTAAGAGCTTTAGAAATTTACTATATCTCAGGTCAAAAAATGAGTGAAATAGTAAAGAAAAATAATAAAAATAATGATTATAATTTTTTGAAAATATTCTTAACTAGAGATAGAGAAGAATTATACGGTTTAATAAATAAAAGGATAGATATAATGATAGAAAAAGGTTTAATAGAAGAAGCTAAACATATATTTAATAAATATCCTGATAATAAATCTATAGGATATAAAGAATTATTTGGTTACTTTAAGGGTGAGATTACTTTAAATGAAGCAGTAGACCTTATTAAACAAAAATCTAGAAATTATGCTAAAAGACAAATGACTTGGTTTAATAAAAGAAATGATTATATAATATATAACATGAGTGAATTAAGCGAAGAATATATAATAGAAGATATTTTAAAAAAATTTAAAAGAGGTAAGTAA
- a CDS encoding DUF6162 family protein yields the protein MKKEIVEPLNNKKENFYVVVVVFFILLFSITLVLFTRSDDTETKLKVDEISSFENFNTIENNIYSDLYNYSVELENFALNEGFEDIDKLNEEGVYPFVKDELWESKGKFNWFKVEKDGYVYYIGISGDKTVGNFILKSRIVNNTVENNIYYLKKKLNDTNEVFDNITEFKEVKSLTGSDINNGKEN from the coding sequence TTGAAAAAGGAAATTGTAGAACCTTTAAATAACAAAAAAGAAAATTTTTATGTTGTAGTTGTAGTTTTCTTTATATTATTATTTTCTATAACATTAGTCTTATTTACTAGATCAGATGATACAGAAACTAAGTTAAAAGTAGATGAAATAAGTAGTTTTGAAAATTTTAATACTATAGAAAATAACATCTATTCAGATTTATATAATTATTCTGTAGAACTTGAAAATTTTGCTTTAAATGAAGGTTTTGAAGATATAGATAAATTGAATGAAGAAGGAGTATATCCTTTTGTTAAAGATGAACTATGGGAAAGTAAGGGTAAATTTAACTGGTTTAAAGTAGAAAAAGATGGATATGTTTATTATATAGGTATTAGTGGAGATAAAACAGTTGGAAACTTTATTTTAAAATCTAGAATAGTTAATAATACTGTAGAAAATAATATATATTACTTAAAAAAGAAATTAAATGATACAAATGAAGTATTTGATAATATTACTGAATTTAAAGAAGTTAAGTCTTTAACTGGTAGTGATATTAATAATGGAAAAGAGAATTAG
- a CDS encoding OmpA family protein — protein sequence MKKGLLLLTALVSLNAVAGVEVQLKGGYDVFRRQAKEDEFFSSNEDKRDLQRGFVLNAELFPVNQYKVELGAGVEYNFNNKTYGYGFESVADQDANKGKRVHHVPVYGIVKANVLQAENGDSPLAIVGKLGYAFVRDVNKSSVEKPGQGGLYYAVGVNGEYGPFVVEALASRTHIGNEVLKEAANNPADKDKSDVINKVGLTAGFRVGQLDNTPAPIVEKPVEVVKPEVIIKEVIVEKPVIKEVIVEKPVVKEVEAPKPEVYVKALSADGLFKFDKYALADLLPEGRKEIENLAAELNNVYSKVFGIEVIGHTDRLGSDAYNMKLGQRRADTIKKLLQDLGVTANIKASSKGESEPLVYSNNKNLTQLKKDLQPNRRVEVRVEGVKIQYTK from the coding sequence ATGAAAAAAGGATTATTATTATTAACTGCTTTAGTTTCATTAAATGCCGTTGCAGGTGTTGAAGTGCAATTAAAAGGTGGTTATGATGTATTCAGAAGACAAGCTAAAGAAGATGAATTCTTTAGTAGTAATGAAGACAAACGTGATTTACAAAGAGGGTTCGTTTTAAATGCTGAATTATTCCCAGTAAATCAATACAAAGTAGAATTAGGAGCAGGGGTTGAATATAACTTCAACAACAAAACTTATGGATATGGATTCGAAAGTGTAGCAGATCAAGATGCTAACAAAGGAAAAAGAGTACACCACGTACCAGTTTACGGTATAGTTAAAGCTAATGTATTACAAGCTGAAAATGGAGATTCTCCTTTAGCTATAGTTGGTAAATTAGGATATGCATTCGTAAGAGATGTAAACAAATCTTCAGTAGAAAAACCTGGACAAGGTGGATTATACTACGCAGTAGGTGTTAATGGAGAATATGGTCCTTTCGTAGTAGAAGCTTTAGCTTCAAGAACTCACATAGGGAATGAAGTATTAAAAGAAGCTGCAAATAACCCAGCGGATAAAGATAAATCAGATGTTATCAATAAAGTAGGATTAACAGCAGGATTTAGAGTAGGTCAATTAGACAACACTCCAGCTCCAATAGTTGAAAAACCTGTTGAAGTTGTTAAACCTGAAGTAATAATTAAAGAAGTAATAGTTGAAAAACCAGTAATTAAAGAAGTAATAGTTGAAAAACCAGTAGTTAAAGAAGTAGAAGCTCCAAAACCTGAAGTTTACGTAAAAGCTTTAAGTGCTGATGGATTATTCAAATTTGATAAATATGCATTAGCTGATTTATTACCTGAAGGAAGAAAAGAAATTGAAAACTTAGCAGCTGAATTAAATAATGTATATTCTAAAGTATTCGGAATTGAAGTTATAGGACATACTGATAGATTAGGATCAGATGCATATAACATGAAACTTGGTCAAAGACGTGCTGATACAATTAAGAAATTATTACAAGATTTAGGAGTTACTGCAAACATTAAAGCATCAAGTAAAGGTGAATCTGAACCATTAGTTTACAGTAATAACAAAAACTTAACTCAACTTAAGAAAGACTTACAACCAAACCGTCGTGTTGAAGTTAGAGTTGAGGGAGTTAAAATTCAATACACTAAATAA
- a CDS encoding metal ABC transporter ATP-binding protein: MNKGIEIEFKNLSLTLGGNQILKDINFTVESGSIHCLIGPNGGGKSSLVKTILSLLPHTGEIELRYDKEKKISYVPQNLEFDKTLPITVNDFLTMIYQKKPCFLGTSRKVKDQIEDMLKEIDMYDKRDRLLGSLSGGELQRVLLTQALYPKPNLLILDEPFNGIDTVCETYFLKRIKELKNEGVTIIWIHHNLKQIVGIADKVTCIKKTVLFTGKPEEELIEDRIFDIFS; the protein is encoded by the coding sequence ATGAATAAAGGAATAGAAATAGAATTCAAAAACTTATCTTTAACTTTAGGCGGTAATCAAATACTTAAAGATATTAATTTTACTGTAGAAAGTGGAAGTATACATTGTCTTATAGGACCTAATGGAGGAGGTAAATCAAGTCTTGTAAAGACTATATTATCACTGCTTCCTCATACGGGAGAAATAGAGTTAAGATATGATAAAGAAAAAAAGATATCATATGTACCTCAAAATTTAGAATTTGATAAAACTCTTCCTATAACAGTAAATGATTTTTTAACTATGATATATCAGAAAAAACCTTGTTTTTTAGGAACTAGTCGTAAAGTTAAAGATCAAATTGAAGATATGCTTAAAGAAATAGATATGTATGATAAAAGAGATAGGTTATTAGGATCTTTATCAGGTGGAGAATTACAAAGAGTATTACTTACCCAAGCCTTATATCCTAAACCTAACTTATTAATACTGGATGAACCATTTAATGGTATAGATACAGTTTGTGAAACATATTTTTTAAAACGTATAAAAGAATTAAAAAATGAAGGTGTAACAATAATTTGGATACATCATAATTTAAAGCAAATTGTTGGGATAGCAGATAAGGTAACTTGTATAAAGAAAACGGTTTTATTTACAGGTAAGCCAGAAGAAGAATTAATTGAAGATAGAATCTTTGATATATTTTCATAA
- the sepF gene encoding cell division protein SepF, whose amino-acid sequence MGFFSNWFKEDDEDIIDEKVEVKEEKPENKIKFFSKREEEVKVMSNLKYVVLKPQSIVDSQTIVNLIKEKAMVTFSIENLNREEGQRLYDIAAGATSAMNGRIEAVTDKVVTSVPEGVLIENLIKKSGE is encoded by the coding sequence ATGGGATTTTTTAGTAATTGGTTTAAAGAAGATGATGAAGATATAATAGATGAAAAGGTAGAAGTAAAGGAAGAAAAACCAGAAAATAAAATTAAATTCTTTAGTAAAAGAGAGGAAGAGGTTAAAGTTATGTCAAACTTAAAATATGTAGTATTAAAACCACAAAGTATAGTTGATTCTCAAACTATAGTTAATTTAATAAAAGAAAAAGCAATGGTAACATTTAGTATAGAAAATTTAAACAGAGAAGAAGGACAAAGACTTTATGATATAGCAGCTGGAGCAACTTCAGCAATGAATGGTAGAATAGAAGCTGTAACAGATAAAGTAGTTACTTCTGTACCTGAAGGTGTACTTATAGAAAATTTAATTAAAAAGAGTGGAGAATAA
- the obgE gene encoding GTPase ObgE: MFIDESIITIKSGKGGDGAATFRREKFVQFGGPDGGDGGKGGDIIFIADPNINTLVDFKTVKIFQAEDGEKGSGARCNGAQGKDCIIKVPVGTMIRDFETDQLLVDLDMPNEKVVLLKGGDGGRGNIHFKSSVRKVPKIAESGREGMELKVKLELKLLADVALVGYPSVGKSSFINKVSAAKSKVAEYHFTTLKPKLGVVRMSDEESFVIADIPGLIEGAHEGVGLGDRFLKHIQRCKIIVHIVDISGIEGRNPVDDFDKINYELSKFSEKLIKKEQIVFCNKLDMVFDEKDEVIKSFEDSLIKRGINKENILFGSILTGEGLKELLSKVWQLVRDTPREIIEEEADLDILLPDLVRKQDDWIVERLAEDVYEVRGQIVNNVLKKYVLIGEDGIIQFLQIMRKLGMEKILEQNGVVEGDTIIIAGYEFTYVI, translated from the coding sequence ATGTTTATTGACGAAAGTATAATAACTATAAAATCAGGTAAAGGTGGAGATGGAGCCGCTACTTTTAGACGTGAAAAATTTGTTCAGTTTGGTGGACCTGATGGTGGAGATGGTGGTAAAGGTGGAGATATCATCTTTATAGCTGATCCAAATATAAATACTTTAGTAGATTTTAAAACTGTAAAAATATTTCAAGCAGAAGATGGAGAAAAAGGAAGCGGTGCTCGTTGTAATGGGGCACAAGGTAAAGATTGTATAATCAAAGTACCTGTTGGAACTATGATAAGAGACTTTGAAACAGATCAACTGTTAGTTGATTTAGATATGCCTAATGAGAAAGTTGTTTTACTTAAAGGTGGAGATGGTGGACGTGGTAATATACATTTTAAATCATCTGTTAGAAAAGTTCCTAAAATTGCTGAATCTGGAAGAGAAGGTATGGAACTTAAAGTTAAGTTAGAACTTAAACTTTTAGCTGATGTTGCATTAGTTGGATATCCAAGTGTTGGTAAATCTAGTTTTATAAACAAAGTATCAGCTGCTAAATCTAAGGTTGCAGAGTATCACTTTACTACACTTAAACCAAAACTTGGAGTTGTTAGAATGTCTGATGAGGAAAGTTTTGTTATAGCCGATATACCTGGACTTATAGAAGGGGCTCATGAAGGTGTAGGACTTGGAGATAGATTTTTAAAACATATACAAAGATGTAAAATAATAGTTCATATAGTTGATATATCAGGAATAGAAGGAAGAAATCCAGTTGATGATTTTGATAAAATTAATTATGAGTTATCAAAGTTTTCTGAAAAATTAATAAAAAAAGAGCAAATAGTATTTTGTAATAAATTAGATATGGTATTTGATGAAAAAGATGAAGTTATAAAAAGTTTTGAAGATAGCTTAATTAAAAGAGGAATTAATAAAGAAAATATACTTTTTGGCTCTATATTAACTGGAGAAGGATTAAAAGAACTATTATCTAAAGTTTGGCAACTTGTTAGAGATACACCTCGTGAAATTATTGAAGAAGAAGCAGATCTTGATATACTACTTCCAGATCTTGTCAGAAAACAAGATGATTGGATAGTAGAAAGATTAGCTGAAGATGTATATGAAGTAAGAGGTCAAATTGTTAACAATGTACTTAAAAAATATGTTCTTATAGGTGAAGATGGAATAATACAATTCTTACAGATAATGAGAAAATTAGGAATGGAAAAAATTCTTGAACAAAATGGAGTTGTAGAGGGAGATACTATAATTATAGCAGGATATGAATTTACATATGTTATATAA
- a CDS encoding metal ABC transporter permease, translating to MESIRMFFVSLVDSGYLPEFFRYAFVINSLIATLLIGPILGGIGTMVVIKKMAFFSESIGHAALAGISIGVLLGESYNSPYIMLFSYCIIFGIVINYTRNRTKMGTDTLIGIFLSISIAVGAILIIYISGKVNSHMLESVLFGSILTVSDLDLLVLLITSIILIFLVIFWYNKILLSSFNSNLATVKGINVIFLEYVFVLIITIITVASVKIIGAALVEALLLIPAAASKNLSRSISSFVSYSIVFSTLSCILGILLPLIFDLSVPSGPAIIIISAIIFFITMLIKNISSKFKEGV from the coding sequence ATGGAATCAATTAGAATGTTTTTTGTATCTCTTGTTGATAGTGGATATTTACCTGAATTTTTTAGATATGCTTTTGTTATAAATTCTTTAATTGCAACATTACTTATAGGTCCTATACTTGGTGGTATAGGTACTATGGTTGTTATTAAAAAAATGGCATTTTTTTCAGAGTCTATAGGACATGCAGCATTAGCTGGAATATCAATAGGAGTACTGTTGGGTGAATCATATAATTCACCATACATAATGTTATTTAGTTATTGTATAATATTTGGTATAGTTATAAACTACACAAGAAATAGAACGAAAATGGGGACAGATACTTTGATAGGTATATTTTTATCCATATCTATTGCAGTGGGTGCTATACTTATAATCTACATATCAGGTAAAGTTAATTCTCACATGTTAGAATCAGTTCTTTTTGGTTCTATATTAACTGTATCAGATTTAGATTTATTAGTTTTACTAATTACAAGTATAATATTAATATTTTTAGTTATATTTTGGTATAACAAAATATTACTTTCAAGTTTTAATAGTAATTTAGCTACAGTAAAAGGTATAAATGTAATATTTTTAGAATATGTGTTTGTTTTAATTATTACAATAATTACTGTAGCATCAGTTAAAATAATAGGTGCAGCTTTGGTTGAAGCATTACTTTTAATACCAGCGGCTGCAAGTAAGAATTTATCAAGATCAATAAGTTCTTTTGTAAGTTATAGTATAGTTTTTTCAACATTAAGTTGTATTTTAGGTATACTATTACCACTTATATTTGATTTATCTGTACCTTCAGGTCCAGCTATAATTATAATATCAGCAATAATATTTTTTATAACTATGCTTATAAAAAATATTTCATCTAAGTTTAAAGAAGGTGTATAA